The Kogia breviceps isolate mKogBre1 chromosome 19, mKogBre1 haplotype 1, whole genome shotgun sequence genome contains the following window.
GGATCATCTTCCCCTAAATGCACCTTCAGGTACTAAAGTTGCTAAGTTCTGCTGGCTGACCCTTCCTCCTTATCCTTTGCATCCCTCGACATCTCTTCATGGGAAGATTGCAGTGgtttcctaactggtctccctgcctccagtcaCACCTCTACACAAGCTTGAACTTACGTGACCTTCACAACATGCCTGCAAGTAAGCAAAGCAGCAATCCTTATCcctattttgcaaatgagaaaactgaggtctagTGGTACTGTGGAACTGGCTCATACAGGCTTGTGAAAGCCAACTGttaaaatttcagaaattttgggacttccctggtggtccagtggttaagactttgcacgcccactgcagggggcgtggaaTAAATTTTGCAAGccagctggtttttttttttttggcttgaaccccagccttcagcagtgagagcataaagtcctaactactggaccgccagggaattccctacaagcCAGTTGCTAAACACAGCCAacgattaaaaattaaattctacaaacattaaatatattaaaaacaaaggtaatacattctcaaaactcatcacttcctaataattttactattattatttacctGTGCTCTTGAGGTTATTTGTGTTGTTGTATCTGCTACATAATAGTATGAAACTACTGCATAATAGTATGCTCTGTGTTCAGTAAAGTCAGGATGGTAGATTGAAATCAGCCTTGGTGGGAGGATTTACACCAGAGAAATCGGCAGACGCTACAAATAGGGACTTGATTTATTGTTTTGTCGATAATCTAAATTTAAGAAAGTGatgagaaaatgtaaataattcaCATTTTAAGTGAATGTGTTATGTCTGTAGCCATTACATTCTGTATAGCACAAAACTTGAGGAAATATTCTTTCAGtatttgaaaattgttttcttattcaACAAAGAAGTCGCTCCCATAATTGACAGGTAAGACGTTTTTGTTTATTCACTTTCCTCTTACATTGACACAGAGGACATCGACCAACATCCATGTGGCGATTACATTCCCCGGTCAACTGAAACCACGTGTTGGCTACCCATACAGCAGTTGGGCAAAAATCAGTGAAAGCATTCTGTGAGAATAAATTGGTTATAAGGAATCTGCAAATGtacattattatttgtaaattctGTGCTACACATCCTTATGTACCTATATACGTGCATACATTCCCCTTTTCTCCCGACAGTCGGCTGTTCAACATTTAGCAGCACAGCACTGGGTCTAGAACATGTTATTCATGTgtcattccataaatattcacTGGATGCCAAGGCGGGGATACAGTTAGTCAATGAACAAACGACTTGGCCACTGTCACACATCGCAAGCGGCATAGGCGGGACCAGAGCCAAAAGGTACTGTCCTCCCAAGGCCAGCAGCTCTCTCCCAGGACTAGACCAAGCTTTCCAGGGGACCCCACCTTATCCGGAAGGGTGGCTTCGGCCTGAGGGCCCGGGAAGTGAAAAACCAGGGTCGGGGTACCGGACTAAGGGCTAGGCGAGAAGCAGCTCACGGCCAATAGCGGCCCAGGCCCCGCGTAACGTCACTCTTCGGAGAGGCCGGCGCGAGCACGCCCTGGGGAAAGGGcgtggccaccatcacccggaAGTGACGCATTGGGGGCGGTGCTCGGCGGCTCCGCGCAGGGTGGGCTCGCGCTGGGCTCCGCGCGACCCCCGCCCCCTGTATGAGGCAGAGGCCGCGGCAGCCGTTAGCACTGTCGTTCCGGGGGCAGCGGCGGGCGGGGCTCCGGAGGGGCCCGGCCTAgtccccaccccagcccggcTCCCAGccgcccgccctccctccctctccccgatGCAGGGGGCCGAGCTCCGGGATggtgaggcggcggcggcggcggccgcttCGTACCGCGTCCTGAGCCGCCTGCTCGGCTATGGAGAGGCGGACCCCGAGCcaggcccgccgccgccgcccccgggcCATGGCCCCGCGCCGCCACCCTTCCTCACGCGGCCGGGCCCGCGGGGCTCCCGGCCGCCTCAGCTGATGGTGTTCCGCAACGTGGGTCGGCCGCCGGAGGAGGAGGACGCGGAGGCGGCCCGGGAGCCGGGACCCTCGGAACTGCTGTGTCCTCGGCACCGCTGTGCCCTGGACCCCAAGGCCCTGCCGCCGGGGTTGGCGCTCGAGCGGACCTGGGGCCCGGCGGTTGGACTAGAGGCGCAGTTGGCGGCTCTGGGGCTCGGGCAGCCTGCGGGGCCCGGGGTCAAGACGGTCGGCGGAGGTTGCTGCCCGTGCCCGTGCCCCCCTCAGCCGCCCCCTCCGCAGCCCCAGCCGCCTGCTGCCGCCCCGCAGGCCGGGGAGGACCCCACGGAAACGAGCGACGCGCTGCTGGTCCTGGAAGGCTTGGAGTCAGAGGCCGAGAGCCTGGAGACTAACAGCTGCTCAGAAGAGGAGCTCAGCAGCCCGGGccgcggaggaggagggggcggccGGCTTCTGCTGCAGCCTCCGGGCCCTGAATTACCCCCGGTGCCCTTCCCGGTGCAGGACTTGGTCCCTCCAGGGCGCTTGAGTAGAGGGGAGCAGCagccacctcccccacccccgcctcctccTGGGCCCCTCCGGCCGCTCGCAGGCCCTTCTCGGAAGAGCTCCCTCAAAATCCGCCTCAGTCGCCTGTTCCGCACGAAGAGCTGCAACGGTGGCTCCGGCGGTGGGGATGGGGCCGGCAAGAGGCCTTCCGGAGAGCTGGCTGCTTCAGCTGCGAGCCTGACAGACGTGGGAGGCTTTGCGGGCCGGGAGCTGGACGCGGGGAGGTGAGACCGGCTGGGGGTCGGTGGGGCTGCCTGACAgacttccttttcttgtttcatttcccttttattctACTGCTAACACGATCCTGACAATTCTTAAGATATGGTCTTCATAAGGAGGCGGAGACTTGAGGCGAAAGGTGGTGACATTGCCCATTAGGTCAGAGCTGATTGTGGGAGCAGCCTTCACTCTAAGAATTCACTCCCGCTGTGACACTTATCAGCTGGTTTCCATCTCTCTGGTTGGGCGATGATTCCAAACCACCGCCCCCCCACGCCCACCCTGGCCCAGCTTTTAAAGTTTTTCCAAGGTGTCTGTCTACCATTACCCCTGGCGGGGGGCTTGCTGAACAGGTGTAGCCTTTGGGGCAAAAAGTTGGTGTAGTGTTTGACCACCTTGCTTATTCTTTCTGTGTACCAGCACCCCCTTCACACTCACGCGTGCAGATGTGGTGACAGACTTGTGTAGTTGTAGGCCAGCAGTCAGTTGGGCATCTCTGTTCAgagttttaatgttttcttgGTTGGTTTCTTAGATATACTTGGGATCTCAAGCCTGTATGCTGACCACTGTGAGAATAGAAAATAGCCTTGCTCTCAAACCCACATGAGAAGTCTTAAGTATGAGTTCTAGGCCAATTGATGAAAATTCCAAacttagacatttttttcctgcatttctgAAGGGTGGATGGTTCTCTGACATCCAGTGTTAGATTTGTACATCGGTTTAGAAAAGCTGTCAACTTTTGTGTCACTGAAATGAGACTTCCCTTGTGATAACTGCCATTGTGGTTTGCACTGTTGAGTGGGTTCTTAGAAAGATTGGAACTGGTTTTGGTGCAGCTCATGTGATGGATTCATGAGATGCACTGGTAGCCACAACCCAAGGCTGAAAAACATTGAGAACTACTGTTCATCAGAATCACGTGGGAAGCTTTGGGAAAAGATCAGAGGGccaagaatttgaatttttaaaaagctccctagTCGGTCCTAAGGTGTGATCTGGACTGGAAACCACTCATCCTTTCAAAGGAACTTGTACTTCAAAAGGAAAGTGTGGggtcagtttttttgtttgtttctttttgtttttgccatgTGCCACGggggaatctcagttccctgaccagggatggaacctgtgccccctgcttggaagcgcagagtcctaaccactggaccgccagggaattgccCTTGGTCAGTTTGACTTTGTTGCCTTTTCTAAACAGCTGGGCCAGGGGCTTATCTTGGGAATCAGACCAAACCCAGACTTCCTGAGGAAATCAGTAGGTTGATGCGTGTTGCCCCTTCAGGTAGATGTATGTTTCCACATTTGCCTCCCAATGAACTCACGCTGGGAGCTTAGGTCTGGAAAAGTGTGGCTGCTGAAGCAGCTTTTTCGTGGTAGGCTCTGCATTCGATGCTCCACGTAACCAGTGTAGATGAAATTTTCATCAGCTGTGGGGAGGGCAGGATTGAAGCTGTGGGTAATGACATAGGATAGATTGCTAGTTTTCTTGTAGTTTGTCTTGCCTTTGTTCCATATTGACCAGGACTTGGTCTAAGATTCCAGAGACACCAAATAGGAGGTGTGGTGTGAAATTAGCTGCTACGTCTAATAGATTAGGAGGAGGAAAAGGCATATAACACTATACGGTTTTTTGCATTTGGAAGCAGAATTTAATGGTCATTGGCTGCTCTGTGACCAACCCTCACACTAAGCACAATACAGATTTCTACTGCTGAGCAAATTGGGCTGTAGCTCTGCAAAGAAGCTTAGTTCAGGGCACTGGAGAATTACATTTTTTGGTCCAAGAGCTTTTTGTGATGAATTGGAGAAGAGCTATGTATTCATGTATGAACGTTTGGTTGACTGCTGTTAGGAGGCAGCATGTTGTACAGAGAATGTGAACAGTTAGATTCCATGTAGGGCTCGAGCATCAGCTACGGGATGTGGGCCAATTTTGTCTTCTTCATACTTCCCccttttttaaatctgtaaaatgggagtgattccTGTCTTGTTCCCGTCCTTATAGGAATAGAGTGAAGACGAGAAATTGAGATGGAATATTTTGTGCTTTTGGAGAAGTAGTAAGATTgaactggtgattttttttttttttttttagtgcttagGATTTGGTGCTGTTAGATTTTCTTGTTAGCTTTTCCacagcttactatgtgccagtcttGCTGGCAGCCTCGCAGCTGTGAGAAGCTTGATAAGTCTGGCCAGGGTAGTTGTGATTTCTATGGATCTGCACCTCCTTGGTAAGTCCGCCCTGTTGGGAGGAAGGATAAGTTTGGATTTTTAGCTTGTACTCTTGTTTTGATTGGTGGGACCTGGAAGCCATGAGAAATGTCAGTCTTTTGCCAGAAGGTATATGCCTGCCTTCTTATTGTTGGAGTTAATTATGAGTCTCTGCAGTCTTTGCTGTATAATTTGGGGCTTTTACAGTAACCTCTGGGCATGATTCTCTTTGCTCTTCTCAGCATTTACCTTCCCCACAGCTATCACTAGAAAGTACCTCCtacaatcttatttatttatttatttatttgtttatttatttttggctgcattgggtctttgttgctgcgtgccggctttctctagttgtggtgagcgggggctactctttgttggggtgcgcgggcttctcattgcagtggcttctcttgttgtggagcacgggctctaggcgcgtgggcttcagtagttgtggcatgtgggctctagagcacaggctcaggagttgtggcacccgggcttagttgctccgcggcatgtgggatcttcccagaccagggctcaaacccgtgtcccctgcattggcaggtggattcttaaccactgtgccaccagggaagccctacaatcctttttaaatttaattttatttatttttttggccatgccgcacggcatgtgggatcttagttccctcaccagggatagaacctgcgtGCCCTGTGGTGGAAGCgcagtctttttatttatttatgtatgtacgtatgtatgtatgtatgtatggctgcgctggctcttcgttgctgcgtgcgggctttctctagttgcggtgagcgggggctgctctttgtcatggtgtgctggcttctcattgcggtggcttctcttgttgtggatcacgggctgcagtagttgcggcatgcgggctcaatagttgtggctcacgggctctagaacgcaggctcagtagttgtggcacatgggcttagttgctctgtggcatgtgggatcttcccggaccagggctcaaacccgtgtcccctgcattggcaggaggattcttttttttttttggctgcgttgggtcttcgttgctgtgcatgggctttctctagttgcagcaagtgggggctactcctcgttgcagtgtgcaggattctcattgtggtggcttctcttgttgcagagcatgggctctaggcgtgtgggcttcagtagttgtggcgcatgggttcagtagttgtggctcgcaggctctagatcacaggctcagtagttgtggcgcacaggcttagttgctccacggcatgtgtgatctttctagaccagggctcgagcccatgtcccctgcattggcaggcagattcttttttctttctttctttttttttttggcatgcggattcttaaccactgtgccaccagggaagcccaaatcactgagtcttaaccactggacctccagggaagtccccctacaaTCATTAATAAGGCTTAACCGTTTCCATATTTTAACATTAAGCAAACTTTAGTTCCTTTCAGATGCTTTAGAGTCTGCTAAGTTGACCTTCCTGGATATACAGAGTCTTAGGTCTAGTATGAGTTAGGTTAGAGAACTCTTTTgaagtgaaggaagaaatggGCTCACCAGTTAATcaggtttctgtttttcagaacTGGGCTAGGCCGTGTAACACACATATGTTGGAATTCAGAGAGCTGGGCTTGATGCCCGTGGGCTTCAGTGTTATATACGATTGCTATTTCAGGAAAACCAGTGAAGTTTCCTTGTCTGTTTCACATATGTTTAGCTGATTGTCTTCCTTTGTGTTTGGTGAGAAATAGCATTTGATCCTACTTTTTTGAATCATCATATAATACATACTTGGTTGGAAATGGGTACCTTGTTCATTTctcaaggtttgtttttttcctacttaCCAGTTGAGGATATTACTGGCAGTCTTCATAGTTGTGAGggggaaaaatggagaaaagttcTGTAGTGGTTTCCTATCTGGGAAAAAAAGATTCAATTCTGGAAGGAGAGGCAGGCTCCCTTGGCATCAGTTTGAGGCCCTGCTGTTGTGGACAGACCTGGCAGACATGAGAAAcccatttctctgttttcttgggTCTTCAGGTCTAAGGGGTCTTTTTGAGAAAGAGCATGACATGCTGAGAGCAAAATGATTTTATGGTGTGGTGAGGagggtctgattttttttttttaactccaagtgtttttttttgtttgtttggttggttttttttgtggtacgcgggcctctcactgttggggcctcttccgttgaggagcacaggctccggtcgcgcaggctcagcggccatggctcacgggcccagccgccctgcggcatgagggatcttcccggaccggggcacaaacccgtatcccctaaatcggcaggcggactctcaaccactgcgccaccagggaagccccaagctctCTTTTGGAATGAGCAGCCTGGTTTCAGAAATCTCTGTCCATTTGAGTTTGTGTCTTTTACTTCTTAACATTTTGCCCACTGACATCATTCCTAAGGTTTTAGACCTTGGGCTACACCTCGGCTTTTCTCTGGAAGTTCCCTCCGTATGTTCTTTAGTTGGTTTATGGTGGAGTTTCAGATCTGACCTTTTTGCACAGATGTCTGTGTATTGGAACTAAAAATGAATATGTGGTTTTTGTGCCTGTAGCTCATGAGCAGACACTGGCTTATGATGTGTTGGAAATTGCAGAGGCTGGCTGACTTGGCACTGTTGTGCTTTAGCAGGGGCAGAGGTAGGTTGTGGCTGCAAAACCTGATATTTGGACATCCTACTTTAGAAGTTAGAAAAGGACATGTGTAAGTCTTAGGACACCGTGGAGGGGATTTATGGACAAGAGAGGGAGGAGAGCATTACGATTTCATTGTTTATATTTTAGGCTTCAAGGAATTTGAAAAGTGGCCAGTGGTTATATCAGTGTGTTGTCAGCCTGTCTAGTCTAATGAACTCCTTTTATCCCACAGATCTGTTGCCATACAGTTAGTAATTTGCAGAGTGGAAATGGACAGAGGCATCCTATCTCTGTTACATGCAAAGCAGTGCATAGCTGACACAAAGGACTACTTGCCTCAGAGAAGACCTTTACGTAAGGTCTTCTGCTGCCCCTGTCTTGTTCTGCCATCTGAGGCATAGCCCACCAAGTCCTACCCCACGTGACCCGTCAGGTCTTTCTGCTGCTAAGATGCAAGTGGCCCACTGGCAGAGTTACAGTGGCTTAACTTTGTACCCTAATGCTTGTCAAGGTGGTCTGGGGAGGAATAGAATAACAAGGGAATGTAGTATAGAAGGGTTAGTTAAAAATGTTATCTGGAGCCGTGTCATTCATGTTGCTCTCCAAAAAACACATCCAGCTTAGAATGgttatcatttaaaatgtttcatatatACAAGAAAAGATGTATAAAGtgtatgtataataataataatgaaatgtgTACCTAGGTAACCATCACTAAGCTTAAAAAACAGAATGTTATCAGTACCTTTGAAGACCCCTGTGTGTTACTTCCTGAttacctctccccctcccccatgtaACCAACCACCATCCTCAATTTTATGTTCATCATtcccttgctttgttttttatagtTGTCTAGATTGGTCTTTTCATGAATGACTGCCATTAGAATGCTCTCAGGATCCTTGAGACAGAAACTGTTTTGGATTTTCAGTTAGACAATATCTCCCCAAAGAGAGAAGGAGGCACTCATATTTATTATTAGCCTTTCAGCCTCTTAGACCTTCTACTTCTCTAACCTTCCTTATTTGCCAGAAAAAGCCATCCTAGGGCTCTCAAATGGCTCTGCCTGGGTTTAGAGTCGTACgtatttctttttctagatcCTAGAAACTATGATTTTCTTCAAAATGCCAGGGGCGGGGAGAAGATGAGCTGGAGTGAGAAGGCCTCCGCAAGATGTGTGCATTTGGGTACTGCTGTTCTTCAGTGCTTGGCACTGAGGAGTCTCGTCCCCAGTATGGGCAGATGGCAGAGTAACGCAGCTTCCTTTGAAAAGAGGCAAACCGCCAAATGGCTGAGGTGTGAACCCTTCGAAAGGCCAGTGCTTTAGGTTTCTGCTTACTGAGTTTAATGTTGTATCCACAAGTTACTGAATAAAAATCAGCTTGAAAGCTCTTCAGTCTTGAAGTTAATGTCCAGTGGAATTAACTTTCCATTCCAGCCCTCTGGAGTGTTGCAACTAAGCTGCAGACTGCCATGAGCAACTTTTATAAATAGAGGGACTGTGTGTGCTTGTGTCTTGTTCTGGTGTAGCCACCTCTCCTGTGCATACTGTGGGCGGGGCGTTGACAGTGGGCACCATCATTAGACTTCTCAAGTCTCAGCATGGAGGTGGCTGCAGAGGGCGTGTGAGATAGGTCAGGAGAGGGATTCCGGCATCTTGGCTATTTCTGAGTAAGGTCTTCACAGTATGGTTTTGAAATTCTGTTTGAAGTGAGTTCTGAGAAGCGCAGACATCTCTGTtaaaacataaatgaataaagatcttccaaagtcaaatattttaaatatgatttcattttggattttctttgcttCTGACCCCATCTATTGGTGAAGTTGAAGTTTTATTTCAACCTTTGGGTGAGAGTAATTTTGGAAAGTGAGCCAGCTACAAGGTGTGGAGTCAGGCATTTAATTTGgtggtagaattttttttttaagcctgatTTGTTGACATATCATTTATATACCACctaaaattcaccttttaaaagtTGCTCAGTTCTGTTAATTTTGGCAAATGTCAAAATCATAACCTCTGCCACAATCAAGGTATACGTATTTTCATCACCTCCacaacttcttttccttttagtcAATTCAATCATTCTgaggtgagttttttttttttttttttctgtttgtttttttttggtacgtgggcctctcactaccgtggcctctcccgttgcggagcacaggctctggacgcgcaggctcagtggccatggctcacgggcccagccgctccgcggcatgtgggatcttcccggaccggggcacgaacccgtgtcccctgcatcggcaggcggactctcaaccactgcgccaccagggaagcccctgaggtgAGTTTTTTGAGCTCAGCACATTTCTAGCCAGAAAGTCTTTGTCAGAgtcttttggatttctttcatttcttgacCAAAAGCCAGTTGAAACTGGTGCAAAGTGAAGTTACCTTTGGTGTGTCTTCACAGGagatctgtgttttccagctgGTTTGGGAGCAGTATCAGGAGCATTCCGGGGGTGGGGGAGTGCTGTGACTGGCAGCTCAAAAAGGGGAAGAGGCCGTCTTCTTCAGGTGCCAGGCAGAGCTCCTAACTTGAAGAGGCTCCCCTTTGGCTTTGACCTATGGCTTGGAGGCATTTTGCAAAAGTCAGAGTTCTTACTGGTTGAAGATTACATGTGTATCCTATAGTGCTGTTCTCAAGTCCCAAAATCTTGCCTGGTTCATTTTGGCAGGAGCAGGCCCAGAGGGAAAGCTGGTGCTCTGAGGTGGCACCTGTTCAGGtcaagaactttttttttggctcccATGTGAAAAATCAACTCTGTGTCTGACTTGCTTCCTCTAGAAATGGACTTACTAATTACCACTCAAGGCGTTTTAGTCTTTTAATGTGAAGGGTATGGTAAGCTCCAAAGAGATTTCTTATTGCTTTGTAGGCTGCTGAATTCTGTAGCCAAATCTATTTAGGAATTGCCTTAATTATTTTGTTCTCCCCCTTTAAATTTTAGGCTATATTACAAAAGTGTGGCTGACAACGACTagggtttgctttgttttttggtgCATCTGGAATTGAGTGTTGcaatgattttttgttgttgttgttgcagtgaTTTAAATGCATGTGTGTTCATTCTGCACCTCATTCTGTGTGCTTCTCACCCCTCAGGAAACCCAGGTTGACAAGAACTCAAAGTGCCTTTTCTCCAGTCTCCTTCAGCCCCCTGTTCACAGGTAAGGgtgatctctttctttttcttctgacatCTGAAAGCACGAGTGTTCTGAGACAAGTCAGGAAACACTTGCAGATGCATCTCAGAGGGAGCTTCAAGCATGTCTGcagttattttcttcatttcgtGCCTTCTGGGTTTGGGGTGAGGCTATTTTTACGGTGTGAAATGTATTCTTGACTTTGGATGCTTTATAGTttgaggtagagactgcttgctGGTAATTAGGTGGCCCTGGTAGTTATGCAGGCTTTAGTTCAGGGTCATcacatataaattaaaagtagaaattaCAAATTTATAGGCTCATAGCACATAAAGGACTCCCCAAAAGTCATACAATTCCTGTCCCTGCTTCCAAGGGAGTTCATGGATTATCTAATAAACATGATCCATGATGATCTGgtctatttttaaagactttggtCAAAGGGGATCACATGAACTCTTGTCTTACCCATTTTAGGGGCTAGCAGTTCTTGCAGCTGTTAAAGAGTTCTTCATTGGATCTAATTTAAGTCTCTCCTCTTGCAGCAGGGAACACAGTTGCTAAAGTAGGAAAGCCGTCAAATATCCTATTGCCTTCTCCTTTAAAGGGGAGCTTTTTCTGAGAGGGAGACCTTTGTTATGTGAGTCAGGTGTGAAGCTCCTGCTTGAATGAGATGTAGAAAAGGAAGTCTGGAGCACACAGCctcaaatctcagaaacagagtgCTCTTCACTGGGCATGGCTGAGAAGCCTTTAAACTGAATCCCAGTTTCAAACTCTTTTGGATGCTGTGTCCCTCAAAAAAGATGATTGCAAGAATTATGATCTGAGACTGGACATTTCTAGGAAAATGTTAAGCCAGCTAGTGGCACCCCCATCACTGGGTAGACTGCTGTGAGCTGTCAGGACAGGTGAGTTGGTGCCTGCAATAGGCACAGGTGGAGAAGGAGGTCCTCTGTTCATATCCCCTCTGTTCTTATCCCAAGCAAAGAATTAAAGGATCTTATCCTGTAGCAGAATGTCTTTCTAGTTAGTAGTTGTTTCCCTTTTAAAGTAATGAAACCCACATTTGTAGTTTCATGTTCCACGTTCTTATTTCAAAGAGCCTTAGCTCTCTTGAATTACATCCTTTAAGTGCCTACAATCTAGACCTCTCTGACCCTTCAAGAAACCTGGGCTCATTGCATTGCTCTGGGCAGCTAGGCCTTCAGTCATTAAGCTGTGTGATG
Protein-coding sequences here:
- the SOCS7 gene encoding suppressor of cytokine signaling 7 isoform X6; amino-acid sequence: MQGAELRDGEAAAAAAASYRVLSRLLGYGEADPEPGPPPPPPGHGPAPPPFLTRPGPRGSRPPQLMVFRNVGRPPEEEDAEAAREPGPSELLCPRHRCALDPKALPPGLALERTWGPAVGLEAQLAALGLGQPAGPGVKTVGGGCCPCPCPPQPPPPQPQPPAAAPQAGEDPTETSDALLVLEGLESEAESLETNSCSEEELSSPGRGGGGGGRLLLQPPGPELPPVPFPVQDLVPPGRLSRGEQQPPPPPPPPPGPLRPLAGPSRKSSLKIRLSRLFRTKSCNGGSGGGDGAGKRPSGELAASAASLTDVGGFAGRELDAGRKPRLTRTQSAFSPVSFSPLFTDAFPRIVPLRAAESLHSQPPPPLQCPLYRPDSSSFAASLRELEKCGWYWGPMNWEDAEMKLKGKPDGSFLVRDSSDPRYILSLSFRSQGITHHTRMEHYRGTFSLWCHPKFEDRCQSVVEFIKRAIMHSKNGKFLYFLRSRVPGLPPTPVQLLYPVSRFSNVKSLQHLCRFRIRQLVRIDHIPDLPLPKPLISYIRKFYYYDPQEEVYLSLKEAQLISKQKQEVLEPST